The proteins below come from a single Etheostoma spectabile isolate EspeVRDwgs_2016 chromosome 4, UIUC_Espe_1.0, whole genome shotgun sequence genomic window:
- the LOC116687913 gene encoding bromo and FHA domain-containing protein DDB_G0267958 produces MASENAETNAGNDKETGSSSEPNEHDYAHTAASNLTSTEASSSSVTPTTDGEVPAQECFTSAAEPEHSSPAKPTLPVELPEPALGAEVDCLGGNDVEVSSPPKDEDDPQEIHSPKLAAGISPAMVCGRWRPKRPEDRNCACCKFEFERQGRRFNRRAVYTFSNPDTVQWVFPDAIVNQKSFLCETCAQVIRNRCKRKQKGKRSLWLKPPQTKRSVTKDKNKKGRRMGKKSKAALLVSKSCYKSAFKMLWSAKGARKPMMEFWSKQLKEEMKALTRQTDSPFHQKVSNRKPLSSFPWRRCLNWAQDKAPLVTTCLTALFPDITALSKSSNQMSEDQAQTLLERRAVLALSIPLFTRNIWKNNFLQAALGAELRLQGCSGTALDALNTMGLCQNKDTVRLLLHRLRNGKKKRLTQNGRQMIKSEQMKGEEMSDVEEEDIEEEDEEEEEEEEEDDDDDDDDDDNDDDDDDDDEEEEEEEEEEEEEDQEEGDEMAVEEEEMDAVEVAVQQEEEEKAEMEKKRKKAAKKQRKEEKRKERGKRKERDEVDEEEDDDDDEGSEQKKRRVVVVRLGLLKGHSEVGRSDLSAP; encoded by the exons ATGGCGAGTGAAAACGCCGAGACAAACGCGGGGAACGATAAAGAAACTGGTTCCTCATCCGAGCCAAACGAACACGACTATGCCCACACTGCGGCCAGTAACTTAACTTCGACGGAGGCGTCTTCTTCTTCGGTTACACCGACGACTGACGGTGAAGTCCCCGCGCAGGAATGCTTTACCTCAGCGGCTGAACCCGAGCATAGCTCGCCAGCGAAGCCCACGCTGCCGGTGGAGCTTCCCGAACCGGCCTTGGGTGCCGAAGTAGACTGCCTCGGTGGAAATGATGTGGAGGTGTCTTCTCCGCCGAAGGACGAAGATGACCCCCAAGAAATACATAGCCCTAAACTTGCTGCTGGCATCTCTCCCGCAATGGTATGTGGCCGCTGGCGTCCTAAGCGGCCTGAGGACAGGAACTGCGCCTGCTGTAAGTTTGAGTTCGAGCGGCAGGGCCGCAGGTTCAACCGGAGGGCAGTGTACACCTTCAGCAACCCGGACACTGTGCAGTGGGTCTTCCCAGACGCCATAGTCAACCAGAAGTCCTTCCTTTGCGAGACCTGTGCGCAGGTCATCAGGAACAGATGCAAACGCAAACAGAAGGGGAAGAGATCTTTGTGGCTGAAACCGCCTCAGACAAAacgg TCAGTCACGAAAGACAAGAATAAGAAAGGTCGCAGGATGGGGAAGAAGAGCAAAGCAGCGCTGCTGGTGAGCAAGTCATGCTACAAGTCTGCTTTCAAAATGCTCTGGTCTGCCAAAGGTGCCCGGAAGCCCATGATGGAGTTCTGGAGCAAACAGCTGAAAGAGGAG ATGAAGGCACTGACAAGGCAGACAGACAGTCCCTTCCATCAAAAGGTGTCGAACAGAAAGCCCCTGTCTTCCTTCCCGTGGCGGCGCTGTCTGAACTGGGCCCAGGACAAAGCTCCACTCGTCACCACCTGCCTCACTGCTCTGTTCCCCGACATCACCGCTCTCTCTAAGAGCAGCAA CCAGATGTCAGAGGACCAGGCCCAGACGCTGCTGGAGCGCCGGGCCGTGTTGGCGCTGTCCATCCCACTCTTCACCAGGAACATCTGGAAGAACAACTTCCTGCAGGCCGCTCTGGGGGCAGAGCTGCGCCTGCAGGGCTGCTCTGGCACTGCTCTTGACGCCCTCAACACCATGGGACTGTGTCAGAACAAAGACACAGTCAGGTTACTGCTGCACAGGCTCCGAAACGGcaagaagaagaga CTGACACAGAACGGACGGCAGATGATAAAATCTGAGCAGATGAAAGGAGAAGAGATGTCAGACGTGGAGGAAGAGGATATtgaagaagaagatgaggaggaggaagaagaagaggaggaggatgatgacgacgacgatgatgatgacgacaacgatgacgacgacgacgatgacgacgaagaagaagaggaggaggaggaggaggaggaggaggaggatcagGAAGAAGGTGATGAGATGGCAGTAGAGGAGGAAGAAATGGATGCGGTAGAGGTAGCAGTGcaacaggaagaggaggaaaaggcagagatggagaagaagagaaagaaggctgcaaagaagcagaggaaggaggagaagaggaaggagagagggaagcgaaaagagagggatgaggtggatgaagaggaggatgatgatgatgacgaagGGTCGGAGCAGAAGAAGAGGCGGGTCGTGGTGGTGAGGCTCGGCCTGCTGAAAGGACACTCAGAAGTGGGACGATCTGACCTATCAGCTCCCTAA